One Festucalex cinctus isolate MCC-2025b chromosome 3, RoL_Fcin_1.0, whole genome shotgun sequence DNA window includes the following coding sequences:
- the LOC144016093 gene encoding uncharacterized protein LOC144016093, translated as MLATFERRFPQTSRKAAGEDLLHHVQPPLGSIQQHLQERTLDFCLSHNPQLNQEKPNPLSQVQHIVKLVRLSEGGVGRSPVISSWGSYGCLIGMLEQGRAVSAQPGDLYVTIALCVRPLSDDECGGLYHHSSLQHEESILQTEGGRT; from the exons atgttagcgacatttgagaggcgtttcccccagacgagcaggaaagctg CGGGGGAGGACCTGTTGCATCATGTCCAGCCACCGCTGGGCTCCATCCAGCAACACCTCCAGGAGCGCACTCTGGATTTCTGCCTGAGCCACAATCCTCAACTGAATCAAG agaaGCCCAATCCCCTGTCTCAGGTGCAGCATATTGTAAAGCTTGTGCGACTTTCAGAAGGAGGAGTCGGCAGATCGCCAGTGATTAGCAGTTGGGGAAGCTACGGCTGTCTTATTGGCATGCTAGAGCAG GGGAGGGCTGTCAGCGCTCAGCCCGGTGACCTTTATGTCACCATTGCTCTGTGCGTGAGACCTTTAAGCGACGATGAATGCGGAGGGCTCTACCATCACTCTTCACTCCAGCATGAAGAGTCGATCCTGCAGACTGAAGGA ggtcgcaCGTGA
- the aagab gene encoding alpha- and gamma-adaptin-binding protein p34: MSDSEEATMPIPCVVVTSSDATFKEEEIIKQILGSKTLPEASKREQTVVWYPWTINNKYYTADVRLCVVPSTFQMSSEIAQSMQAFVAYFDSTKKDGLEKLHPWISVVEDITPEVLILVCDRVCEDGVTRHEAQQWCLSHSFELVELNPQELPDEDDDFPESTGVKRIVQALNANVWTSVEMKDGNSQSFGLMSSLVAARHNNPRSCQDQSASLPAEVILANEVTHTEADSSSENTVVDAMTNLDIQELANLTAGDADVDNFERLFTKLKEMKDKASSLPHEQRKVHAEKVAKAFWMAIGGDDDEIDGLSSGEES; the protein is encoded by the exons atgtcaGACTCGGAGGAAGCTACAATGCCTATCCCCTGTGTGGTTGTCACCAGCAGTGACGCCACttttaaagaagaagaaattataAAAC AAATTCTCGGTTCGAAGACGTTGCCAGAGGCGAGCAAACGAGAACAAACAGTAGTGTGGTATCCATGGACCATCAACAACAAGTATTATACAGCAGATGTCAGGCTATGTGTCGTACCTAGCACTTTTCAAATGTCGTCAGAGATTGCACAATCCATGCAGGCTTTCGTTGCTTATTTTGATAGTACAAAG AAGGATGGTTTGGAAAAGCTTCATCCATGGATATCAGTAGTGGAGGACATTACTCCAGAGGTGCTGATTCTAGTGTGTGACAGAGTTTGTGAAGACG GTGTTACCAGACATGAAGCACAacagtggtgtttgtctcacagcTTTGAGCTGGTGGAGCTCAATCCTCAGGAGTTGCCCGATGAAGATG ATGACTTCCCAGAATCCACAGGAGTGAAGAGAATTGTCCAGGCACTCAATGCAAATGTGTGGACCAGCGTGGAGATGAAAGATG GGAACAGTCAGAGCTTTGGACTAATGAGCAGTTTGGTGGCTGCAAGACACAACAATCCTCGCAGCTGTCAAGATCAA TCTGCAAGTCTACCAGCAGAGGTCATACTTGCTAATGAAGTAACTCATACAGAGGCAGACAGTTCATCAGAGAACACAGTTGTTG ATGCAATGACAAATTTAGACATTCAGGAGCTTGCAAATCTCACAGCTGGAGATGCAGACGTGGATAACTTTGAACGCCTTTTCACCAAATTAAAAGAGATGAAAG ACAAAGCTTCATCATTACCTCATGAGCAGAGAAAGGTTCATGCAGAGAAG GTAGCAAAAGCTTTTTGGATGGCCATCGGCGGCGATGATGATGAGATAGATGGCTTATCATCGGGTGAGGAGAGCTAA
- the smad3b gene encoding mothers against decapentaplegic homolog 3b: MSILPFTPPIVKRLLGWKKGEQNGQEEKWCEKAVKSLVKKLKKTGQLDELEKAITTQNVNTKCLTIPRSLDGRLQVSHKKGLPHVIYCRLWRWPDLQSHHELRAVDQCEYAFHTKKEEVCVNPYHYQRVETPILPPVLVPRHTDIPAEFPPLDDYSPSVPENTNFPAGIEPQSNYIPETPPPGYLSEDGETSDHQLNHSMDTGSPSLSPNPVSPTNNNLDLQPVTYCESAFWCSISYYELNQRVGETFHASQPSLTVDGFTDPSNSERFCLGLLSNVNRNSAVELTRRHIGRGVRLYYIGGEVFAECLSDSAIFVQSPNCNQRYGWHPATVCKIPPGCNLKIFNNQEFAALLAQSVNQGFEAVYQLTRMCTIRMSFVKGWGAEYRRQTVTSTPCWIELHLNGPLQWLDKVLIQMGSPSIHCSSVS; this comes from the exons ATGTCCATATTACCGTTTACGCCTCCCATAGTGAAGAGGCTTCTCGGCTGGAAGAAAGGGGAGCAGAACGGCCAAGAGGAGAAATGGTGCGAAAAGGCTGTGAAAAGTCTGGTGAAGAAGTTGAAAAAGACCGGACAGTTGGACGAGTTGGAAAAGGCCATCACGACACAGAACGTCAACACCAAATGTTTAACTATCCCACG ATCATTAGACGGTCGACTCCAGGTGTCACACAAAAAAGGTCTCCCTCACGTGATCTACTGCCGCCTGTGGCGCTGGCCCGACCTGCAGTCGCACCACGAGCTGCGGGCCGTCGACCAGTGTGAATACGCCTTCCACACAAAGAAAGAGGAAGTGTGCGTGAACCCCTATCACTACCAGAGGGTGGAGACGCCGA TTCTGCCACCTGTTCTAGTTCCACGACATACAGACATCCCAGCAGAATTCCCACCACTGGATGACTATAGTCCCTCCGTCCCTGAAAACACAAACTTCCCTGCTGGCATTGAGCCACAGAGTAACTACATACCTG AAACCCCCCCACCAGGGTACCTGAGTGAGGATGGCGAGACGAGTGATCACCAACTTAACCACAGCATGGACACAG GTTCACCCAGCCTATCGCCCAATCCTGTGTCACCCACAAACAATAATCTTG ACCTACAACCTGTGACGTACTGCGAGTCCGCCTTCTGGTGTTCCATCTCCTACTACGAGCTCAACCAGCGCGTCGGAGAGACCTTCCACGCGTCTCAGCCCTCGCTCACGGTCGACGGCTTCACTGACCCCTCCAACTCCGAGCGCTTCTGTCTGGGCCTGTTGTCCAACGTAAACCGCAATTCCGCTGTCGAGCTCACACGCAGACATATAG GACGGGGTGTTAGATTGTACTACATTGGAGGGGAAGTGTTTGCTGAGTGTCTCAGTGACAGCGCCATCTTTGTCCAGAGTCCGAATTGCAACCAGCGCTACGGCTGGCATCCCGCTACTGTCTGCAAGATCCCTCCAG GTTGTAACTTGAAGATCTTCAACAACCAGGAGTTTGCCGCTCTTCTTGCCCAGTCCGTCAACCAGGGCTTCGAGGCGGTTTACCAGCTCACCAGGATGTGCACCATTCGCATGAGTTTTGTCAAAGGATGGGGCGCCGAGTACAG ACGTCAGACAGTGACCAGCACCCCCTGCTGGATAGAGCTGCATCTGAATGGTCCCTTGCAGTGGCTGGACAAAGTTCTCATACAGATGGGTTCTCCCAGCATCCACTGCTCTAGCGTGTCTTAG